TCGTCCAGGCTGGAGATGACCTGCGCCTGGGCCCGGTTCGACGCCCGCCGCACGATCTCCATCTCTTCCTCGAGCGACGGGTACGAGATCAGGATCTGGAACATGAACCGGTCGAGCTGCGCCTCGGGCAGCGGGTACGTCCCCTCCTGCTCGATCGGGTTCTGCGTCGCCAGCACGAAGAACGGGTCGGGCAGATCCAGCGTGCGGCTGCCGGCGGTGACCTGCCGCTCCTGCATGGCCTGCAACAGCGCCGCCTGTGTCTTGGGCGGCGTGCGGTTGATCTCGTCGGCGAGCAGCAGGTTGGCGAAGATCGGGCCTTGCTGAAATTCGAACCGCCGCCGGCCTTGCGATTCGAGCACGACGTACGTGCCGATGACGTCGGCGGGCATCAGGTCGGGCGTGAACTGAATGCGGCGAAAATCGAGGCTGACGGCCTCGGCCAGCGTTTTCGCGAGCAGCGTTTTGCCCAGGCCCGG
The sequence above is drawn from the Planctomycetota bacterium genome and encodes:
- a CDS encoding AAA family ATPase, producing PGLGKTLLAKTLAEAVSLDFRRIQFTPDLMPADVIGTYVVLESQGRRRFEFQQGPIFANLLLADEINRTPPKTQAALLQAMQERQVTAGSRTLDLPDPFFVLATQNPIEQEGTYPLPEAQLDRFMFQILISYPSLEEEMEIVRRASNRAQAQVISSLDEAGITKVQEVVRQMPAADHVIAYALRLVRATRVKEAMDLGLPRPAKVKDYVAWGAGPRASEYLVLGAKARALLDGSTHVTPEHVRRIAKPVLRHRLMMNFNAEADQVTADMVIDDLLAGVPLEGLTPPEKRKMDEALR